A genomic window from Streptomyces mirabilis includes:
- the pheS gene encoding phenylalanine--tRNA ligase subunit alpha translates to MSAPNKSYDPVEVEALKPEEIERMRDEALAAFAAAGDLDALQEAKVAHTGGTSPLALANREIGALPPHAKAAAGKLVGQARGAVNKALGARQGELEAERDARVLVEEAVDVTLPYDRVPAGARHPLTTMMERVADVFVSMGYEIAEGPEVEAEWFNFDALNFTPDHPARQMQDTFFVEGPTGDHGESGVVLRTHTSPVQARAMLDREPPVYVVCPGRVFRTDELDATHTPVFHQIELLAVDEGLTMADLKGTLDHMVQSLFGADMKTRLRPNYFPFTEPSAEMDMLCYVCKGESVGNPDRPCRTCSSEGWIELGGCGMVNPRVLVACGVDPEKYSGFAFGFGIERMLMFRHNVEDMRDMVEGDVRFTRPFGMEI, encoded by the coding sequence ATGTCGGCACCGAATAAGTCGTACGACCCTGTAGAGGTCGAGGCCTTGAAACCGGAAGAGATCGAGCGCATGCGGGACGAGGCGCTCGCCGCCTTCGCCGCCGCCGGCGACCTCGACGCGCTCCAGGAGGCCAAGGTCGCCCACACCGGCGGCACCTCGCCGCTGGCCCTCGCCAACCGCGAGATCGGCGCCCTGCCCCCGCACGCCAAGGCCGCCGCGGGCAAGCTGGTCGGCCAGGCCCGGGGCGCGGTGAACAAGGCCCTCGGCGCCCGCCAGGGTGAGCTGGAGGCCGAGCGCGACGCCCGGGTGCTGGTCGAGGAGGCGGTGGACGTCACGCTGCCGTACGACCGCGTACCGGCGGGCGCCCGCCACCCGCTGACCACCATGATGGAGCGCGTCGCCGACGTCTTCGTGTCCATGGGATACGAGATCGCCGAGGGCCCCGAGGTCGAGGCGGAGTGGTTCAACTTCGACGCCCTGAACTTCACGCCCGACCACCCGGCCCGGCAGATGCAGGACACCTTCTTCGTCGAGGGCCCGACGGGCGACCACGGCGAGTCCGGTGTCGTGCTGCGCACCCACACCTCGCCCGTGCAGGCCCGCGCCATGCTGGACCGCGAGCCGCCGGTCTACGTCGTCTGCCCCGGCCGGGTGTTCCGCACGGACGAGCTGGACGCCACGCACACCCCGGTCTTCCACCAGATCGAGCTCCTCGCCGTCGACGAGGGCCTGACCATGGCCGACCTCAAGGGCACCCTCGACCACATGGTCCAGTCGCTCTTCGGCGCCGACATGAAGACCCGGCTGCGCCCGAACTACTTCCCCTTCACCGAGCCGTCCGCCGAGATGGACATGCTCTGCTACGTCTGCAAGGGCGAGTCCGTCGGCAACCCCGACCGCCCCTGCCGGACCTGCTCCTCCGAGGGCTGGATCGAGCTGGGCGGCTGCGGCATGGTCAACCCGCGGGTGCTGGTCGCCTGTGGCGTCGACCCGGAGAAGTACAGCGGATTCGCCTTCGGGTTCGGCATCGAGCGGATGCTGATGTTCCGCCACAACGTCGAAGACATGCGAGACATGGTCGAGGGTGACGTCCGGTTCACCCGGCCGTTCGGGATGGAGATCTGA
- a CDS encoding RNA methyltransferase — protein sequence MPAAPELISPRSPRVAAARRLARRNFRGKERLFLAEGPQAVREAAAHRVDEAATLVELFATVEAAERYADIVGDARAAGARVHLAEEEVIADISTTVTPQGLVGICRFLDTPFEEILTARPKLVAVLAHVRDPGNAGTVLRCADAAGAEAVVLTDASVDLYNPKAVRASVGSLFHLPVAVGVPVEAAVQGLKDAGVRILAADGAGEDDLDDELDKGTMGGPTAWVFGNEAWGLPEETRALADAVVRVPIHGKAESLNLATAAAVCLYASARAQRASGGCRSVTDS from the coding sequence ATGCCCGCCGCCCCCGAGCTGATCTCCCCGCGCTCGCCGCGCGTAGCCGCCGCGCGGCGGCTCGCCCGGCGGAACTTCCGCGGCAAGGAGCGGTTGTTCCTCGCCGAGGGACCGCAGGCCGTGCGCGAGGCGGCGGCGCACCGCGTCGACGAGGCGGCCACGCTCGTCGAACTGTTCGCGACCGTCGAGGCCGCGGAGCGCTACGCCGACATCGTCGGGGACGCCCGGGCCGCCGGAGCCCGGGTGCACCTCGCCGAAGAGGAGGTGATCGCCGACATCTCGACCACCGTCACTCCCCAGGGGCTCGTCGGGATCTGCCGCTTCCTCGACACCCCGTTCGAGGAGATCCTCACGGCCCGCCCCAAGCTCGTCGCCGTACTCGCACACGTCCGCGACCCCGGGAACGCCGGCACGGTGCTGCGGTGCGCCGACGCCGCCGGCGCCGAGGCCGTCGTACTCACCGACGCGTCCGTCGATCTCTACAACCCCAAGGCCGTACGGGCCTCGGTCGGTTCCCTCTTTCATCTGCCGGTGGCCGTCGGTGTGCCCGTGGAGGCAGCCGTGCAGGGCCTCAAGGACGCCGGCGTACGGATCCTCGCCGCCGACGGCGCGGGCGAGGACGACCTAGACGACGAGCTCGACAAAGGGACCATGGGCGGCCCCACCGCCTGGGTGTTCGGCAACGAGGCCTGGGGGCTCCCGGAGGAGACGCGCGCGCTGGCGGACGCCGTCGTGCGCGTACCGATCCACGGAAAGGCCGAGAGTCTGAACCTCGCGACGGCCGCCGCCGTATGTCTCTACGCGTCCGCCCGTGCACAGCGCGCCTCCGGAGGGTGCCGCTCCGTCACCGACAGCTAG
- the rplT gene encoding 50S ribosomal protein L20 yields MARVKRAVNAHKKRRAILEAASGYRGQRSRLYRKAKEQVTHSLVYNYNDRKKRKGDFRQLWIQRINAAARANGITYNRFIQGLKAANIEVDRKILAELAVNDAGAFAALVEVAQKALPSDVNAPKAA; encoded by the coding sequence GTGGCACGCGTCAAGCGGGCAGTCAACGCCCACAAGAAGCGCCGGGCGATCCTCGAGGCGGCCTCCGGCTACCGCGGTCAGCGTTCGCGCCTGTACCGCAAGGCCAAGGAGCAGGTCACCCACTCGCTGGTCTACAACTACAACGACCGCAAGAAGCGCAAGGGCGACTTCCGGCAGCTGTGGATCCAGCGCATCAACGCCGCTGCCCGCGCCAACGGCATCACGTACAACCGCTTCATCCAGGGTCTGAAGGCCGCGAACATCGAGGTCGACCGCAAGATCCTGGCCGAGCTGGCCGTGAACGACGCCGGTGCGTTCGCCGCGCTCGTCGAGGTCGCGCAGAAGGCGCTGCCGTCGGACGTCAACGCGCCGAAGGCCGCGTGA
- the rpmI gene encoding 50S ribosomal protein L35, translating to MPKNKSHSGASKRFKVTGSGKVLRERAGKRHLLEHKSSRLTRRLTGNAEMAPGDAKKIKKLLGK from the coding sequence ATGCCGAAGAACAAGTCGCACAGCGGTGCCAGCAAGCGCTTCAAGGTCACCGGCTCCGGCAAGGTGCTCCGTGAGCGCGCCGGCAAGCGCCACCTGCTCGAGCACAAGTCGTCGCGCCTGACGCGCCGCCTCACCGGCAACGCCGAGATGGCCCCGGGCGACGCCAAGAAGATCAAGAAGCTTCTCGGCAAGTGA
- the infC gene encoding translation initiation factor IF-3 produces MWCYRGGSISTEPRINDRIRVPEVRLVGPSGEQVGIVPLAKALELAQEYDLDLVEVAASARPPVCKLMDYGKFKYESAMKAREARKNQAHTVIKEMKLRPKIDPHDYDTKKGHVVRFLKQGDKVKITIMFRGREQSRPELGYRLLQRLASDVEDLGFVESNPKQDGRNMIMVLGPHKKKTEAMAEAREAQAARKAEAKANPGRSQNAADGEIAEGEIAEGETSEAETSEAPAEASAEA; encoded by the coding sequence AGGTGCGACTTGTCGGTCCCAGCGGCGAGCAGGTCGGGATTGTTCCGCTTGCCAAGGCCCTGGAGCTTGCGCAGGAGTACGACCTCGACCTGGTCGAGGTGGCGGCGAGCGCGCGTCCGCCGGTCTGCAAGCTCATGGACTACGGGAAGTTCAAGTACGAGTCGGCCATGAAGGCCCGTGAGGCGCGCAAGAACCAGGCGCACACGGTCATCAAGGAAATGAAGCTCCGGCCGAAGATCGACCCGCACGACTATGACACCAAAAAGGGTCACGTCGTCCGGTTCCTCAAGCAGGGCGACAAGGTCAAGATCACGATCATGTTCCGCGGTCGCGAGCAGTCCCGGCCGGAGCTCGGCTACCGACTGCTGCAGCGTCTGGCTTCGGACGTCGAGGACCTCGGGTTCGTCGAGTCGAACCCGAAGCAGGACGGCCGAAACATGATCATGGTTCTCGGTCCGCACAAGAAGAAGACCGAGGCGATGGCCGAGGCCCGTGAGGCCCAGGCGGCTCGCAAGGCAGAAGCGAAGGCCAACCCCGGTCGCTCGCAGAACGCCGCCGACGGTGAGATCGCCGAGGGTGAGATCGCCGAGGGCGAGACCTCCGAGGCCGAGACCTCCGAGGCCCCGGCCGAGGCTTCCGCCGAGGCCTGA